aaaaacatgaaactaacgaaaattattatttattttgcaaacattctgagaaatcacaatggcactttcagttatgaactgaacaagttatttctgggttcttttcggaatttgAAGTCACCTCTTCAGGATAGGATTCGCTACTGAAATTTATAtagaaagtttaagattgttactgacttggcagaatggctgagagccacgcctactcaacttgaataattatcaattagaaagttgctaggtacggtcaaggctgtcgcatgtgaaatgcagtgaagtgtattgttatggaggaaatatggggatcgctagagctgtagcacacaataccgtaagctgcgatgactgctgtctgcgctgctcgctgctgacaaataagataactcttgttctatctggattgacctttgccaatcaaacgcTACCTACGCCTTGATgcggtcaaggactcctattcgcccctagtctaactattggcgtggtacattggtcagataaccagtccaccatgatgggactcaaaaattcgctcgcaggtgtttaactataactctgtccattcacaccgcacaataagtgtggtggccatcacagtgaacaacacttaatcgcaaggactcaataccgagttgcactccgattcgctctcgacagaggtgctctcccagtgaagtactgaagagagacttgttcctcgctctttgagtacacttacgagcgCACACACTCTTGTTATTTCTTCTTGCTCCAAGAGCAGCAACGGAACAGCCCCTTGCCAGACTTGAAGCGGTAtagctttcggtctcttccattactccttcagctcaaggcgtcagaaatatcgtttgccaatcagcattgctcttctaacatgggagaatgacgtttcgtttaaggcgaccaatccagaaatctgtagcatcggcgtttggcgtttgctgtctccctgcaaaaacctctgaaactgtgtgctatgtttgtaaagaatgtgtaggctgggtgcTCTCATACAAtgaagcggaatttgcttttaagccaaacatggggtcGTTCAACCCTTTCACTCGGGAAAATGCTGTCTGTTCCACGGGCGGTCGCCATCCTAcatagataggctgaatcgtcctctgaagggaccagcctcttGGCGTGCAGTCCGCCTCTCTcaaactaaaagctcttgtgaccaccgtgtcttgaatgtgtgtgtttgtacgCCAGCCTCGATTATCTCAAtcccggtgcgcacttgttatttgcatattgtgtacatgaattcatacaacactgactttatcatatcgagtttgggttcgaatgaagggtcttgatgtgcagaatatgattgtgagggcggaaaatgtaagcaatgaaggtcaggagaccactacgTCTGACAACAACTTTTATGATGATCTAGTACTCTAACTTTTAAACTAATGGCCTAGTTTTTGTGTACATGAATAATTTGCAAAACACGTTGCACACCAGGACTGGAAAAATAATATACATGTATGTAATCTGACGATATGCATGAACTGCTACCACCATCTCAGCATTTGTAATTCCAGGTCGCTAACGAAAGGAATAGAGAACTTCACTCTCGCATTTCGAACATAAGCAAGCTTAACTACGCTTAGCCACACTTGTGTCAATTCAACCAGGTGGTGGTCTTCAAATCTACAGTGAACTGTGACAAGGAATGGAAAGAAGCATCTATCATCTCCAGCTGATATCCATCGTTTATATTTCACACAATGATTGAGAAAAGCCTTTGCGAAAGTTTCATAGTGTTTTGTGACAGACTAATTACTCAGTGTTTGCagcactataaataaaagttttgacatCATTGTGTCAtgcaattaataaaattaatgtcaTTTGCTCAGAAGGTCCTGTAATGATTGTACTTCAGTGTTGTTAATTTATACTTACCGTTGCTAAATGGCATATGCTTTATGGCCAAATCAAAATAAGATCTAACACTACTGCCCCCAAACTGTATACTGGCGTTGTCCATGATTACTGGACGACAGTATGCAGTAGCAGTGCATTTTTCGAACGGACATAACATAAATAATCAAATTTGACGTGTAAGTACCGCTGAAACTACTTTTCGTCCTGTCTGGGGATCAAATCGTCGTAAAGTTCTGCGTCTTACGCCACTACAAAGGGCAGTTAGAACGTTTCATCACTTTAGGCACACGCAAGTTTGATCACAGCTTCAGACGAGGTTGTATTTCTCATTCAACGTATATATGTATATCTGTAAAGACTTTACTACCAAAGGTGTGCCCAAAAGAAATGTTGGTGGAAGAATATTTAGATAAGCTCTGATCATGTTTAATTGTCTTGAACACTTGTGTTCTGCGTTCATATCTGTTACTTCCATTCTTCAAATATGATCCCACCCTTTTATGCATCCTCTGGTAGATCAGGACGCCAGTATCATTTCACAACATTTTACACACTCTACCTTCTTTATCttctccccatgaaccatagaccttgccattggtggggaggcttgcatgcctcagcaatacagatagctttaccgtatgtgcaaccacaacggagggttatctgttgagaggccagacagatgtatggttcctgaagaggggcagcagccttttcagtagttgtaggggcaacagtctggatgatttactgatctggccttgtaacactaaccaaaacagctttgctgtgctggtactgtgaatggctgaaagcaaggggaaactacagctgtaatttttcccgagggcattcagctttgctgtatgaataaatgatgatggcgtcctcttgggtaaaatattcccgaggtaaaatagtcccccattcagatctccgggcggggactactcaggcggacatagttatcaggagaaagaaaattggcgttctacggatcggagcgtggaatgtcaactcccttaatcaagcaggtaggttagaaaatttaaaaacggaaatggatatgttaaagttggatatagtgggaattagtgaagtttggtttgatcccgacttgtttttttttttcctttaagctaatattctgcttcaacctacattcaactaaatctgaatgaggcccttcctccactacttcagataggaAGCCAAACTGATTTGCTAAGTGAATTTTATAAGTTTtatcaattgtttccctttttcgccctttgctaTCTACCTTTTCCTAGCGCCCAGATTCCTTTTCGTCCCTTagcttacataattccaaattcgcgATTTCTAATTAAGCCTTAatggcacaaatctttgcctcctgttccGCGATTTTTCTATCCTTTCTATGTAACCTACActgccatgcaagagtttcattaaCTACCCTCGTTTCCTCTCCGCTGCACTCTCCCCAATGAAACCACAAACTAGTCTATACAGAACACTCCCTCTTTctagtttctatggcaaccaccacgcttatcacacatggtttgatagtaaaacgtaacacaaaagcagaaaataactaCAACAGCACAACAGTATTGTAAGCTGTACTAATATGTAACTAAACAttaatgtaaacaaacttacaaacttgcttcagaaacttttaattaaccacacaaattctggatgagagacacgaattaatttaactttgaagtgctaagtctagtcaaaaacaaatatctacACTTGTACGAAAGATACGTTTAAGTATGTAAACAAACTCGCGACTATTGGCCTTTACAAAATACTTCCTTTTCGATGTAATTACGTTTATAAAAGCGAAACATTCAATAGATAGATTAGATAAGAAGTAAATGCGCTAGTCtaaaatgtaatactaactaaattagctcttatttcaatattaatcgctTAACTTAGTGAGAGCTTCGTACGTGCACATCTGCCTGGCTACAGGGCTGTCAACCTAAGTACATGAAATAACATTTCATAAAACAATGAAGGTGTTACAGTTGTCATAAGGAGATTAGTTTACTACGGATATACATTCAGTTTGTAATGTATTCTTCAATAACTTTGTAATTTTATCTTTTATACTAGAAACTGCAGAGATTATAGGAAAAGTAATGAATCTTATTAATATTATTGAGCTAGACCTCCTTTTGTATGGAAATAACCAGCCAGCCTTCGATGATGCACCCATTTGATGCAGTGTTACAGCCTTTCATGATCTGCGAGGCTAGACCTTCATAACTAGTAACAACATTTGCTGGCCCCAATGCCGTCATTCCAAACCACAATACTCCATCACTGCCCACTGGAATCACCATTGCACCAGCTTAGCCACTGCCCAGCTGATGTATCTTGGCAGACCTCATACTGTCCCTGCTGACTCAGTACATGGTCGGCACACCTGTTGCCTTGGCATCACCACCACACCACTGTATCAGCGCATCATTCAGTTGGCTGTGTATAtttctacaatagcaaaaattatttctacaataGCCAAAATTGGCCAATTCGAACTCTAAATTATTGTACTATTACTTGTCGCTTCTTAAATACTTTGGAGTTTTCTATTCCTGTCCACTTTTTTTACtgcattttggaaattatttgtTTCCCCTATTAGAATGTTGCATGCCTTAGCAAGAACCACCGGTCCAAAGGAGCATTTTCTAACATTAAACtactatttttgtaattttgaaataattagcCAGCTGGTATGGAGGGGGAGTGAAGTGTGCATGGTAGATTGATAGACCGAGTGGCGGAACACTTTATGAAATACATTTCACTGCAGACCTGTGGTTAGGCAGGGGCTGGTTCTGTATCAGTTACCGCTGTATATGCCTTGTTCACATTCATACCATTCTGACAGTGAGGATGCTGATGGGGAGACACTTCCAAGAAGCATCGCTAGTGAAGGAAACCACCTAGACAACCATCCAGCAACCAATCAGACTGCTGTTAATGGTCACATGGGGCCATACAGCATAGCTGGGATCAATTTGGCTCACTATTGGCAACCAGCTTTCCGTCTGATCAGAGGTGTGCTTCTATCCCATTCTCCAGCACTATGCCCTCAGTCTATCAGTGGCCTTAGAAGTAAAGTTCTGATGTAAACACCAGTCAGTTGTTTTAAAGTACTCTATTTTCTTTAAACAATATGCTTGATTACCCTGTGCTCCTGGATCCACAACCTACAACTGACTTGTCCTTGGCAATTCTTATACAagtttattctgtagtgattaGCTTAGGTTATTATTTTAATAGGTGCAGTTACACTTTTAATTTATAGGTATGTACTGTGTTTATGTAGACTCAGTTCTTTGGGTGGTTTTCCAAACAACCACTGAATGTGCTTATTTTCTGCTTACATTTCGTGTACCAGAGAAACACCATATGACCCATCCTTAGCTGATGCCTATAGATattcagtccatattgtgtacctTTCTTAACATGTTACtacaaattttacagtttcttAGAGATTCATAATATGTATGGTTGTCACACTTTGTAGCACATTTTCAGATTCATCTGAATATAAAGCTATTGTCCAGAAACccagtttttctttccttttattggaaaataatatctaatacaaatttaatatttaatacaaatgtatATGGATATTGGCTATTATCAATAACCTATACAGCAGTTGTGGATGTACTATCATGAGGAAGATGGGATACAATGTAACCACATCACTACAAAGTGTCACAGATAAAGTGTAGCAACACAGAACAGTGCCAATCAATTACAACTATCTCCCATTGTTACACATATGATGGAACATACTAAACCACTTTCAACAATAACAAATAGGTAGAGAATTAAAAACAAtcgttctgaaattaaaaatgaagcATAAGTACAGATTTCCAAAAACCTCATGTATAtttacacaaattaagaaaaatacccACGATGGAAACATCTTTGAATATAACAAGAAATATTTGGTGCTCACGTTCTGAGCTCTCCCAAGTGTTGTTCTTGTGTATACAAATAACTGGAATCAAATCATAACACCTAATGTTTGTTtacctatttcatttttttttgtagaacttaCACAGTATTAAATGCTGAACAAATAATTAAGAGGTTTGGTGCGTAACACTTATCTACATTATCTCTGAATCATGTACAGAGCttagtgaaacaaaaatatttcacaaaaaaaaaatacagctattGTGCACTGGTGTAAATGGCAACCAAGCATGATGAATTTCTTACATTACAGTTTCGCATCTGACTGATTTACGTGAAGATGCACTGATGGGCAAAAATGTCATGAACACTGCCCATGAGGAGAATGAACGCCACATGTATGCACATGATGCAGTGAGCAGATTACAAGTATATAAGCAGACCAGAGATTTACAAGGAATTGTTCTACCAGTTAAATGGGTTGCAAACATGTAAATCCAATGACATAAGTGACTTTAGCAAACGTGAAGTTACAATGGCATGGCAGTTGGGAACTAGCAGCTCAAAAGTGGTGAAGCTGGTTGGCTAGATCTATGCTACTGTTGTGAACATCTGTGGAAGTGGCTGAAAGGTGATAAATTCATAACCTTATGAAAAGATGTAATACATATACACTTCAACACCAATCATGGAAGTCAgatgcttgcctgctctgtaaagctggacatgaggcaatgtgtggcATATCTAATGAGGGATAACAATGCTAGAGCAGCCGTACACGTTTTTGAACAGACAATTCAATGTacatgtacattgttgaacatggtgctctACAACATATGGTCTCTGTATGTTTCCATATCGATCCACCAAAATGTTCAATTGCAACTGCAGTGGGCAAGGGATCACTGAGGTTAGAATGAAGGTCAATGCAAACGTCAACTGCCAGGATGGgtgacatttcctgttacaccaggtcAGTTGTACATCCAGATATGCTATATAGGTGAATGGCGCCAGATGGAGGGTGCATTATGCTATGGGGGCAGTCACTTTGGCTCCTTTGGGACATTTGGTAGTAATAGAAGGCATCATGATAGTTGCAGACTATGTGACCTTTATTGCAACTGCATTCCTGGTGAGCTCTCCCATGCTGAAggtatctttcagcaggataattgtccatgTCACATGTGCAGAACAACTCCACATTGGTCTGAGTAGCATGGTAACTAACACCGATGTCTTGACCACACCATTTAGCTGATCTCAATGTGTGGAATATAACTGGTGCAACATAAACCCAGAAACATGTAAATGATGTGTCAAGTACTGTGTTCCAACAGtggacaaacatgctattaagcaggttgcTATATTTGCTGTTACGTGTACTTATGCAGGATTAGTACTAACAGAACATAAATGTACACACTATTAATGACACAGCAAATCCCTTGAGAAAACATATCCAAGTAAAACAATTATTATAATTGTGtttctccagttttgaggttaccaGTCTGAATGAAGCAAGTGCCATGAATAtatttttactgtcactgtttCTAAAATacatagatacaagtactacaTGATGACTTTGTTTGGAATAATAAACAGCAAGTCATCACATTACCTTGGCCTTATACTGAATATTGCATAGTACTTATGATCACTGACAAATTTAAGGATCTATCAGAATTCACAATCTTCTTGTCTCAAGATCTATAGGAAAAAGCAGCAGTGCTAATGACAAAAACACATTTGATTCATGTTTCTGGAGTATTTAGGATTACCATTTCTTGACATGTAAAGTGGCAGATACGGATTTATATATTGTCACATTATTGCACATTTTTTCACAATCCTAccacattttaattttatttcacaggCAATGCAATTTACTGTCCCCCTGCCACATCCATTGTTTTATAGGCCTTTAGAGCACCAACCAGGAAAATCTATTTGTCGTAATTTCTTTTTAATGTGAAGTAGTGCATGTGTCTTAAGAGTTCCCACCTGAATGAAACTTTTGTCACATCACATTTGTGAGTTCTCCTCCTAATGTGTTCTAACGTATGTGTCTTGAGATCACCTGATCTAGCAAATGATTTGCCACAAATCTCAATTGTGCAGTTTCTTTAAAGTGTGAATTAATATGTGACTCTCGAGATGACCTGAATgggcaaaagatttcccacaaatctcacatttgtaaggtttctttccagtgtgaattattgTGTGTCTCTTGAGAGAACCTGATGTGGCTAACGATTTGCCACAAATATCGCATTTGTGGGGTTTCTTTTCAGTGTGAATTAATGAATGTTGCTTGAGAACGCCTGAcctagcaaaagatttcccacaaatctcacatttgtgaggtttctgtcCAGTGTGAATTAATCCATGTTGCTTGAGATGACGTGACTGGGCAAACGATTTGttgcaaatctcacatttgtgaggtttctttccgaTGTGAATTAATACATGTTTCCTGAGATTTCCTGACGAAGCAAAAGATGTCCCACAAATATCGCATTTATGGGGTTTCTTTAAAGAGTGAATTAATGAATGTTGCTTGAGATCACCAGAcctagcaaaagatttcccacaaatctcacatttgtgaggtttctttccagtgtgaattaatgaaTGTATCTTAAGATTATATGACcaagcaaaagatttcccacaaatctcacatttgtgaggtttctttccagtgtgaattaatatgTGTCTCTTGAGAAGGTGGCCCCTAgcaaaagatttcacacaaattttacatttgtgaggtttctttccagtgtgggtTAATACATGTTTCTTGAGATAACTTAACAtagtaaaagatttcccacaaaactCACATGTATGAGGTTtaattccagtgtgaattaatgtgtGTATCTTGAGACTGCTTGCCAAGGCAAaacatttcccacaaatctcacacttgtgaggtttctttccagtgtgaagtaATACGTGTTTCTTGAGACTACCTGACACCgtgaaagatttcccacaaatctcacatttgtgcggtttctttccagtgtgaattaacatGTGTGCCTTTAGATTACCTGACCGGGCAAACCATTTGTCACAAATATCACATTTGTGAAGCCTTTTCCCGGTATGAATGTAACAATGTCTCTTGAGATCACCTGACCTAGCACACAATTTGCCACAAATACCACATCTGTCAGTTCTGTTTGCAGTAAGTAGATCAGCCTGGGCACTGACATTAACAGCTATAGACGAAGTTCCATAATTACCTTTTTCCTCTCTATCATTTGTCATGTGTGTGTTACACATGTCGTTAGAGGGCTTCTTTGACACTTTCCAAGTTTTCTTACATGACGACTGCTCACTGTACTGTGTGACAGAAACTTCTGGCTCGCTATCCAACAAGGTACTGCTTTGATGCTCATCACTATGGCCATATCTTTCATGACTGTCAGCAGTTAAAAATTGACAATTCTCACTCATTCTCATATGCATTATGAGTCTGTATTTTGAAGGAAAGCTCTGTTGGCAGAAATTACAGCTATATACATGTAATTCCTTTTCCCTCGTACTGCAGTCATATCGGGTGGCAACTGAGCATTCCTTATCAACAGTCACATCTTCTGTATTGGTACTGAACCCATGTGTTGACTTCTCCATGTCTATCACCAACTCTTCCTGGACCAGTCTATGGTGACAAGTTTCCTCACATGATTTGCTGCAGCTCCCACCAGTAGTCTGAGTAAATCTGAAGAGTGAGGAGGATAATGTTAAATGAGATACTCAACAAAGAAACATTATTTGAGTGACCATAAATCCAGTACCATAGGCCACAAGTCATAAAAGTGAATAAGAAATTACATATTCAGTAACTGTTACTGATGTAAAATTACAATATTCCACCAGAAGCAAACGACTGATGAGGTAAAAATGGTTTAAATCGAAAATAACCAGATGAAATTCAATAATGATTAATCTGAGTCACAGCCTACTTGATCTGAAATTTTTAGATGAGAATTAAAATACTTCACCTTCACGTGTTACAATCTTTCTAAAATACAGTGCTAATAGTTAGTAATCTACACCAATttattaaaagtataaaaaatgtatCAGTTACAAGTTTTAATTCAAAATTCTTAAGTTCATGGGATTtcagatttatttaagagaaataatttttaaatactacTCTTCCATTATCTTAGCTCTGTAAGTACATCCTCTTTGTTTTGTCAACACTTTCACCATTAGAAACGATAGATTTATTTCACCtagtaaacattttttttgttcGATTCCCAATAAGTCAATGACTAGTGCAAGCATCAATATTTTGATTAGGTATCTAGAATGGATGTTGATCAACTGGATAATGACGGTTCATGAACAAGAATCAATGTCACATCAACCAAGGGAAAAAATTTGCATACTGATGAATGAATGTGAATGACAAACTTGCAGATGGTTTTAATCTAAAACTGTTTTTGGCACTGCAACTTATATGAAGCCTTGCACAAATGGAAATACTGTCTGAACAGATGGAAATGGTTGCAAATTTTCCAGTACACTTGGAGTGAGCCTTTTTGAAAATTTTTACATCTTCCCAACATCTGGTCACCTAGCATTGCAGAAAACTGTTGACTGAACGACACATATAAATGGCCACATCATCACCCATCAAACAATGAAGGCTAACACTACATATTGAGTGGCGGTGATAACAGCTGATGCATGAGCTACACCTGTAGTATGTGGGTTTCATTATTATACCTGCAGTTAAACCGTTTCCTACAGAACAGAAACGTGTGATGCATTTCAGGTCCCCGGTATGTACATCGTGTTGGACATGAAAGATTAAAAAATACTGAGGGCGTGCATGCTTCCGTGGTTTCCTTGTATCCTGATTGTGACATCTGAATCTTTTTGCAATCTGATGTATAGTTGTTTGGTATGGTATCTGACAAAGTTCGAGTGTTTTTAACTACTAACTGGGATCACACGTTTTTTCAAAGTAACTGGTATTATAATAAAGTGTCAGATTCCAGAAGTTAACaactgtagaggacaaggggttatttttaagaAATACTGTGCAAAATTGTGATTTATTGAGTTTCAGTGTGCGATTTGCCAGCCTCACGGCAAACAGCTGATGAAGGCTGGCCAGCATGTTATGCAGgtgacagttttgcaacgagcgtccgtatgtgtgtacgtgtgcggcagccatcagaacgcagcattagcagaattacgtaggcgcgggccgcgtgtggcaaagttgcgttagccaactcatcaagAACCCTCTAATAAACACGCCGCTgtgtaaccggcggattcagcaggggtctgcactatttaaggacaTCAGtggtgggcgtcggcattcggttcgaccgattaGGCGTTCGGTTGCTGTtaagtcgtcatcagtgacgctgtcgctGTCCATGTCCCTGAGGACCGGCCGCCGGGGggtgttgcccgctgctgcaccgtcGACTCCCGGCGTCATCACGAGCCACCACGTCTGTGAACTGGGCCATGCCTCGTGCTGCTAATCTCCTACCTCCTGCACAGCTGCTGACCAAGCACAGCGTCGCATTCCCCAGACTGCAAGCATCAGCAAGTCTCCACCACAACACAAGCAGTGGggttgagctaccggaaaatgtattggaagaaccaaaataaagaggaagattgttaaaaacagccaccttcttctacccagccacgccctacaaccctgACCATGTCACCCGCTCCAGTAATCCtataacaagtggtgtcagtcacgcAACTTGTgcatcacacactcctgttacaattggtgacagtagtggtGTTCTCCCTGTATTTGCAcgaaattgtggctggtaatcgacgAGGGTATGTGGCATTtgagaagggcaacaatggatcagcaactcctgcaacatgacaagtgccaatttttcgtttggtggtttgtctgaacctgtagcatagtccgtcttcacttcttgttcttctttctgggcttactgtagtcttgattcgatagctggtagtgatggagcagtctgtgtcagccgaggtggctattcagcagctaattgagtgagtgtcggaattagagatagagcttgctcggtctaaagaagcgagcaaagaatggtttcctgttaatgcagtaattcttgacactaacgctgcgtctttggtcacccctttctcaggaaaagctggggaggatgttatgatttttttttttttttttttttttttttagaaccttAGCACGGCCGCTAAATTGGCAATCTGGGGTGCAGAAACGCTTTTGGAAGTGGCGAAGTTGAAAGCAACTGGGGATGCCAGAGTGTACGTTACATGCCATAAAGCATTAAGGGATGCTCGGACATTTGAAATATTCAAAAAAGAGTTGCTGGAAAGATATCAGAGGAAAAATACATCTAGATATTAtcgggaacaattgaatagaatgtatcaaaggaatggggaatcaatagaagcttttgtagatcgaattcgaaaaattaatattaatgcctatgagctaacggattctgatagggttaatgaagccattctgcaggaaactgagcagagggcactagacgcatttttgcaaggaatacaacccgaaaccttccacaagattaggatggaattccctaagactTTCAAAGAGGCAGTCG
Above is a window of Schistocerca cancellata isolate TAMUIC-IGC-003103 chromosome 11, iqSchCanc2.1, whole genome shotgun sequence DNA encoding:
- the LOC126108429 gene encoding zinc finger protein 708-like isoform X2; the protein is MCFTNCRTEAMDQEPTMWIKKEGTDEVQTELCFMAQVYPCSMNVKEELEEGANKEFLEDPLRADDHSVWVKQYPELKQHAAGSEHNSVEDPLGIFWSTDFIKEDPELNLEMNITENTVGTSARYESDSARFTQTTGGSCSKSCEETCHHRLVQEELVIDMEKSTHGFSTNTEDVTVDKECSVATRYDCSTREKELHVYSCNFCQQSFPSKYRLIMHMRMSENCQFLTADSHERYGHSDEHQSSTLLDSEPEVSVTQYSEQSSCKKTWKVSKKPSNDMCNTHMTNDREEKGNYGTSSIAVNVSAQADLLTANRTDRCGICGKLCARSGDLKRHCYIHTGKRLHKCDICDKWFARSGNLKAHMLIHTGKKPHKCEICGKSFTVSGSLKKHVLLHTGKKPHKCEICGKCFALASSLKIHTLIHTGIKPHTCEFCGKSFTMLSYLKKHVLTHTGKKPHKCKICVKSFARGHLLKRHILIHTGKKPHKCEICGKSFAWSYNLKIHSLIHTGKKPHKCEICGKSFARSGDLKQHSLIHSLKKPHKCDICGTSFASSGNLRKHVLIHIGKKPHKCEICNKSFAQSRHLKQHGLIHTGQKPHKCEICGKSFARSGVLKQHSLIHTEKKPHKCDICGKSLATSGSLKRHTIIHTGKKPYKCEICGKSFAHSGHLESHILIHTLKKLHN
- the LOC126108429 gene encoding zinc finger protein 708-like isoform X1 — encoded protein: MYFVTNDKRRTVKFKHWLYCRTEAMDQEPTMWIKKEGTDEVQTELCFMAQVYPCSMNVKEELEEGANKEFLEDPLRADDHSVWVKQYPELKQHAAGSEHNSVEDPLGIFWSTDFIKEDPELNLEMNITENTVGTSARYESDSARFTQTTGGSCSKSCEETCHHRLVQEELVIDMEKSTHGFSTNTEDVTVDKECSVATRYDCSTREKELHVYSCNFCQQSFPSKYRLIMHMRMSENCQFLTADSHERYGHSDEHQSSTLLDSEPEVSVTQYSEQSSCKKTWKVSKKPSNDMCNTHMTNDREEKGNYGTSSIAVNVSAQADLLTANRTDRCGICGKLCARSGDLKRHCYIHTGKRLHKCDICDKWFARSGNLKAHMLIHTGKKPHKCEICGKSFTVSGSLKKHVLLHTGKKPHKCEICGKCFALASSLKIHTLIHTGIKPHTCEFCGKSFTMLSYLKKHVLTHTGKKPHKCKICVKSFARGHLLKRHILIHTGKKPHKCEICGKSFAWSYNLKIHSLIHTGKKPHKCEICGKSFARSGDLKQHSLIHSLKKPHKCDICGTSFASSGNLRKHVLIHIGKKPHKCEICNKSFAQSRHLKQHGLIHTGQKPHKCEICGKSFARSGVLKQHSLIHTEKKPHKCDICGKSLATSGSLKRHTIIHTGKKPYKCEICGKSFAHSGHLESHILIHTLKKLHN
- the LOC126108429 gene encoding zinc finger protein 708-like isoform X3, whose amino-acid sequence is MDQEPTMWIKKEGTDEVQTELCFMAQVYPCSMNVKEELEEGANKEFLEDPLRADDHSVWVKQYPELKQHAAGSEHNSVEDPLGIFWSTDFIKEDPELNLEMNITENTVGTSARYESDSARFTQTTGGSCSKSCEETCHHRLVQEELVIDMEKSTHGFSTNTEDVTVDKECSVATRYDCSTREKELHVYSCNFCQQSFPSKYRLIMHMRMSENCQFLTADSHERYGHSDEHQSSTLLDSEPEVSVTQYSEQSSCKKTWKVSKKPSNDMCNTHMTNDREEKGNYGTSSIAVNVSAQADLLTANRTDRCGICGKLCARSGDLKRHCYIHTGKRLHKCDICDKWFARSGNLKAHMLIHTGKKPHKCEICGKSFTVSGSLKKHVLLHTGKKPHKCEICGKCFALASSLKIHTLIHTGIKPHTCEFCGKSFTMLSYLKKHVLTHTGKKPHKCKICVKSFARGHLLKRHILIHTGKKPHKCEICGKSFAWSYNLKIHSLIHTGKKPHKCEICGKSFARSGDLKQHSLIHSLKKPHKCDICGTSFASSGNLRKHVLIHIGKKPHKCEICNKSFAQSRHLKQHGLIHTGQKPHKCEICGKSFARSGVLKQHSLIHTEKKPHKCDICGKSLATSGSLKRHTIIHTGKKPYKCEICGKSFAHSGHLESHILIHTLKKLHN
- the LOC126108429 gene encoding zinc finger protein 708-like isoform X4; protein product: MYFVTNDKRRTVKFKHWLYCRTEAMDQEPTMWIKKEGTDEVQTELCFMAQVYPCSMNVKEELEEGANKESVEDPLGIFWSTDFIKEDPELNLEMNITENTVGTSARYESDSARFTQTTGGSCSKSCEETCHHRLVQEELVIDMEKSTHGFSTNTEDVTVDKECSVATRYDCSTREKELHVYSCNFCQQSFPSKYRLIMHMRMSENCQFLTADSHERYGHSDEHQSSTLLDSEPEVSVTQYSEQSSCKKTWKVSKKPSNDMCNTHMTNDREEKGNYGTSSIAVNVSAQADLLTANRTDRCGICGKLCARSGDLKRHCYIHTGKRLHKCDICDKWFARSGNLKAHMLIHTGKKPHKCEICGKSFTVSGSLKKHVLLHTGKKPHKCEICGKCFALASSLKIHTLIHTGIKPHTCEFCGKSFTMLSYLKKHVLTHTGKKPHKCKICVKSFARGHLLKRHILIHTGKKPHKCEICGKSFAWSYNLKIHSLIHTGKKPHKCEICGKSFARSGDLKQHSLIHSLKKPHKCDICGTSFASSGNLRKHVLIHIGKKPHKCEICNKSFAQSRHLKQHGLIHTGQKPHKCEICGKSFARSGVLKQHSLIHTEKKPHKCDICGKSLATSGSLKRHTIIHTGKKPYKCEICGKSFAHSGHLESHILIHTLKKLHN